One Acetobacterium sp. KB-1 DNA segment encodes these proteins:
- a CDS encoding aminomethyltransferase family protein → MFSIDHSVNNGALHFMHFGNSKFLPSVVTSPKEELLAARSSAWLGAFLNISPVYDVYGPDADKLMNYVCVNRDFSKLKVSSSRHALLCNEKGQLLADGLVTRIDEQTLRTYWLAPAVSYYVDTLGMDVKGKWVYDEYFYQIDGPKSLEIMEKATGSDLHEMKFAGKMDVKIAGTDMSIVRLGMSGCLAYEMHGALENADKAFAAILAAGEEFGIKRLGFAQYCRNHTQGGYPNQWIQFWYPSLTSGEKMADYMKSDKLRDDMKNCSYANYLRTNYPFEGSASDNVENAFVTPFDLDWDYLINWDHDFIGKETLLKIKDNPPRKITTLEWNAEDVAAVVASSFMGQDVEPAADITSTGDGGERPFVMSKVMLDGKVIGVATGRTQDFYHRRMISLAYLERDKVVEGKDVVVIWGDADGRQMEIRAKIAAFPYYNEEYRNETFDVEKIPHPTVK, encoded by the coding sequence ATGTTTTCTATTGATCATTCTGTAAATAATGGTGCATTGCATTTTATGCACTTTGGTAACAGTAAATTTTTACCATCAGTGGTAACGTCTCCAAAAGAAGAATTATTGGCAGCACGCAGCAGTGCCTGGTTGGGAGCTTTCTTAAATATTTCACCGGTATATGATGTGTATGGACCGGATGCTGATAAATTAATGAACTATGTTTGTGTCAACCGAGACTTTTCAAAATTGAAGGTTAGCTCTTCACGACATGCACTGCTTTGCAATGAAAAAGGGCAATTGCTGGCGGATGGTTTGGTAACCCGCATCGATGAACAGACTCTACGGACATACTGGCTGGCACCAGCCGTTTCATATTATGTTGATACCCTTGGGATGGACGTTAAAGGAAAATGGGTTTATGATGAATACTTTTATCAAATCGATGGACCCAAATCGCTGGAAATTATGGAAAAAGCGACCGGCAGCGACTTACACGAAATGAAATTTGCCGGAAAAATGGACGTTAAAATTGCTGGAACCGATATGTCCATTGTCAGACTTGGCATGTCAGGATGTCTTGCTTATGAGATGCATGGAGCATTGGAAAATGCCGACAAAGCATTTGCAGCGATCTTAGCAGCCGGTGAAGAATTTGGAATCAAACGGTTGGGATTTGCCCAGTACTGCAGAAATCACACCCAGGGTGGTTATCCAAACCAATGGATTCAGTTCTGGTATCCATCACTGACCAGTGGTGAAAAAATGGCTGATTACATGAAATCCGATAAATTAAGAGATGACATGAAAAATTGCAGCTATGCAAATTACTTAAGAACAAACTATCCATTTGAGGGCAGTGCCAGCGACAATGTGGAAAATGCGTTTGTAACTCCGTTTGATCTTGATTGGGATTATCTGATCAACTGGGATCACGATTTTATCGGGAAAGAAACATTATTAAAAATTAAGGATAATCCACCGCGAAAAATAACGACTTTAGAATGGAATGCCGAAGATGTGGCGGCCGTCGTTGCTTCCTCCTTCATGGGACAAGATGTTGAACCGGCTGCTGATATTACATCGACAGGTGATGGCGGCGAAAGACCTTTCGTTATGAGTAAAGTCATGCTTGATGGAAAAGTAATTGGGGTCGCCACCGGAAGAACCCAGGATTTTTATCATCGCAGAATGATTTCACTGGCGTATCTGGAAAGAGATAAAGTAGTAGAAGGCAAAGATGTCGTTGTAATCTGGGGAGACGCAGATGGCAGACAGATGGAAATTCGTGCAAAAATTGCGGCGTTCCCATATTACAATGAAGAATACCGAAACGAAACATTTGATGTCGAAAAAATACCGCATCCGACTGTTAAATAA
- a CDS encoding formate--tetrahydrofolate ligase: MKTDVQIAQEANLQPIADVASKLGIPEDQLELYGNHKAKVSLSVLKDNQDKPDGKLVINWSFTAITKPRCHYRY; encoded by the coding sequence ATGAAAACAGACGTACAGATCGCACAGGAAGCAAATCTGCAACCGATTGCAGATGTTGCTTCAAAACTGGGTATTCCAGAGGATCAACTGGAGCTTTACGGCAATCACAAAGCCAAGGTGTCACTATCGGTATTAAAAGACAATCAGGATAAACCAGACGGTAAACTGGTGATCAACTGGAGCTTTACGGCAATCACAAAGCCAAGGTGTCACTATCGGTATTAA
- a CDS encoding LysR family transcriptional regulator encodes MINIDYMIEYITLAENLNFSKTAEILHVAQPALSRHIAAIEEEMGVKLFSRSTRSVAITPAGKSVYDQFKKIIRIYNQTCEQALMLSDEAFGTLKISSPYYWTADYTEPIVFEFSKLYPQHQIEIISCQPNEGMNQLKRGESDLLLTCDFGFEPDSHIRRFVFATELMGVILLTDNPLAQKTSISIADLNDCVLILLNPEDAYNNILNTEILRLFATYQIEPAKIVYSQQVDTIGMVIQKSQGISIVPYGLRHMDRDYTKMIPLNKAELTMQTSFYYKIGNNNPLIPQFLRVAKDVFAH; translated from the coding sequence ATGATAAATATTGATTATATGATTGAATACATCACCTTGGCTGAAAACTTGAATTTTTCGAAAACCGCAGAAATTTTACATGTTGCTCAGCCTGCTTTAAGTCGCCATATCGCTGCTATTGAAGAGGAAATGGGTGTCAAACTCTTTTCGCGAAGTACCCGCAGTGTCGCCATTACCCCAGCCGGGAAATCTGTCTATGATCAATTTAAAAAGATCATCCGCATCTATAATCAGACTTGCGAACAAGCTTTGATGTTGTCTGATGAAGCATTTGGAACATTAAAAATCAGCAGCCCTTACTATTGGACTGCTGATTATACGGAACCGATTGTTTTTGAATTTTCGAAATTATATCCGCAGCATCAAATTGAAATTATCTCCTGCCAGCCTAACGAGGGTATGAACCAGCTAAAACGCGGTGAAAGCGATCTTTTACTGACCTGCGATTTCGGCTTTGAGCCGGATAGCCATATCCGCAGATTTGTTTTCGCTACTGAACTAATGGGTGTCATTCTATTAACTGACAATCCTCTTGCGCAAAAAACATCGATTTCCATTGCCGATTTAAATGACTGCGTGTTAATCCTCTTGAATCCGGAAGATGCCTATAACAATATTTTAAATACCGAAATCCTGCGATTATTCGCCACTTATCAGATTGAACCGGCAAAGATTGTGTATTCCCAACAGGTTGATACCATCGGCATGGTTATCCAGAAATCTCAGGGCATTTCGATTGTCCCCTATGGCCTCAGACATATGGATCGGGATTATACCAAGATGATTCCATTAAACAAAGCTGAGCTTACCATGCAAACAAGTTTTTACTACAAAATAGGTAATAACAATCCTTTGATCCCGCAGTTTTTGCGGGTAGCAAAAGATGTTTTTGCTCATTAA
- a CDS encoding formate--tetrahydrofolate ligase, producing the protein MKTDVQIAQEATLQPIANVAQKLGILGDQLELYGNHKAKVSLSVLKDNQDKPDGKLVLVTAINPTPAGEGKTTTNVGLSMALNYIGKKTITTLREPSLGPCFGVKGGAAGGGYSQVVPMDDINLHFTGDFHAITSAHSLLAALLDNHLHQGNALNIDMDRIVWRRVVDMNDRALRKITVGQGSRANGVERETGYDITVASEIMAILCLASSLTDLKERLGRMIVAYNTDGKAVTASDLEATGAMALLLKDAIKPNLVQTLENTPAFIHGGPFANIAHGCNSVLATKTALKLADYVVTEAGFGADLGAEKFFDIKCRYAGISPSAVVIVATVRALKMNGGVEKAELSKENVKAVVSGSANLLQHLENLKKFEVPVVVALNKFPTDTAAEFDAVIKSCEAKEVKVILSDVFSQGGKGGVELAEEVVRLCDQNVAPYKPLYELELPIEEKIETIAKEIYRADGVVFSLEAKQQLDEIVALGFDHLPVCMAKTQYSFSDDAALLGAPRNFDIHVKEIRLSAGAGFVVAITGAIMTMPGLPKVPAANGMDITEDGEIIGLS; encoded by the coding sequence ATGAAAACAGACGTACAAATCGCACAAGAAGCAACATTGCAACCGATTGCAAATGTTGCCCAAAAACTGGGTATTTTAGGAGATCAACTGGAGCTTTACGGCAATCACAAAGCCAAGGTGTCACTATCGGTATTAAAAGACAATCAGGATAAACCAGACGGTAAACTGGTGCTGGTAACGGCCATCAACCCGACACCAGCTGGGGAAGGAAAAACGACCACCAATGTGGGTCTGTCCATGGCGCTCAACTACATTGGCAAGAAAACCATCACCACCTTAAGAGAACCGTCCCTGGGACCCTGCTTTGGGGTCAAAGGCGGTGCTGCCGGCGGCGGTTACTCACAGGTTGTGCCAATGGATGATATCAACCTGCATTTTACCGGCGATTTCCATGCCATTACTTCCGCCCACAGCCTGCTGGCAGCCTTGCTGGATAATCACCTCCATCAGGGAAACGCCTTAAACATTGATATGGACCGGATTGTCTGGCGTCGGGTAGTGGATATGAATGATCGGGCCCTGCGAAAAATTACCGTCGGACAAGGCAGTCGCGCCAACGGCGTTGAACGGGAAACCGGCTATGACATTACCGTGGCCTCAGAAATCATGGCGATTCTCTGTCTGGCCTCCAGTCTGACCGATTTAAAAGAACGTCTGGGACGGATGATCGTAGCCTACAACACCGACGGTAAAGCGGTGACCGCAAGTGATCTGGAAGCCACCGGCGCCATGGCCCTGCTGTTAAAAGATGCCATCAAACCTAATCTGGTGCAAACATTGGAAAATACCCCGGCCTTTATTCATGGCGGACCTTTTGCCAATATCGCCCACGGCTGTAACTCGGTCCTGGCGACTAAAACCGCTTTAAAACTGGCGGATTACGTGGTAACCGAAGCCGGCTTCGGCGCCGACCTGGGAGCCGAAAAGTTCTTTGACATCAAATGCCGTTATGCTGGTATCAGCCCCAGCGCCGTGGTGATTGTGGCTACCGTTCGAGCTTTGAAAATGAATGGCGGCGTCGAAAAAGCGGAATTGTCCAAAGAAAATGTCAAAGCGGTGGTTTCCGGCAGTGCCAACCTGCTTCAGCATCTGGAAAACCTGAAGAAGTTTGAAGTGCCGGTTGTTGTAGCGCTCAATAAATTCCCAACCGATACGGCTGCCGAATTTGATGCCGTCATCAAATCCTGTGAAGCAAAAGAGGTAAAAGTGATTCTCTCTGATGTTTTTTCCCAGGGCGGAAAAGGCGGGGTCGAGCTGGCTGAAGAAGTGGTCAGACTCTGTGATCAAAATGTAGCTCCTTACAAACCGCTTTATGAACTGGAACTGCCGATCGAAGAAAAGATCGAAACCATTGCCAAAGAAATCTATCGGGCTGATGGCGTGGTCTTCAGTCTGGAAGCCAAGCAACAACTGGATGAGATTGTTGCCCTGGGCTTTGATCACCTGCCGGTGTGTATGGCGAAAACCCAGTATTCCTTCTCGGATGATGCGGCCCTGCTGGGCGCACCCCGGAACTTTGATATCCACGTAAAAGAAATTCGCTTATCCGCCGGAGCAGGTTTTGTGGTGGCGATTACCGGTGCAATCATGACCATGCCCGGACTGCCAAAAGTGCCGGCCGCCAATGGGATGGATATTACCGAAGATGGGGAAATCATCGGTTTGTCATAA
- a CDS encoding aminomethyltransferase family protein has product MSYKELALSYEKETNFGLFHSPVVPPDLSQARNLHHYCTYAANPYQAGLQPSEYSGWRAEEVAWHESCYIHTGLNPSPTYKFGGPDSFKFLNKYFGNSFGTFPINKGKHGIMCDEAGRVMMDGVLMRTGEEEFITYWLAPWVAYCVHTSGMDVWGEDLTEKVFLFQLGGPTSLQILDAASGVNLHDIPFFGMKKTKIAGAEVTIIRVGMAGSLAYEVHGNIEDSIPVFEMIMKAGQKYGIERLGVAAYNMTHWENGFPQAYIDFLFPWFENEAFAAFLSANGMVAGDLISNDALSGSMGKDLQKRYRNPIELGWGKTINYDHDFIGKEALMKIEEEGTYRQMTTLEWNIDDILEIHRSQFTEDPFQDIAMPDDFSFGHPSYHADMVLDQDGNEIGISTGRMIAWYYKKMISLCSIEKAQNIIGNEVYVLWGDPGTKQKKIRAKIVRYPYMDEGRNQKVDVSQIPVGTMD; this is encoded by the coding sequence ATGAGTTACAAAGAACTGGCATTAAGTTATGAAAAAGAAACGAATTTTGGTTTATTTCACAGCCCGGTCGTTCCACCGGACCTTTCTCAAGCAAGAAATCTGCATCACTATTGCACCTATGCCGCAAATCCTTATCAAGCGGGTTTGCAGCCAAGCGAGTACAGTGGTTGGAGAGCGGAAGAAGTGGCATGGCATGAAAGCTGTTATATTCACACTGGTTTAAATCCGTCGCCGACATATAAATTTGGCGGTCCTGATTCATTCAAGTTTTTAAATAAATATTTTGGCAATTCCTTTGGTACATTCCCGATCAATAAAGGCAAGCATGGAATCATGTGCGACGAAGCAGGCAGAGTAATGATGGATGGCGTACTGATGAGAACTGGTGAAGAAGAGTTCATTACCTACTGGCTGGCACCATGGGTTGCGTACTGTGTTCATACAAGCGGAATGGATGTTTGGGGCGAAGATTTAACAGAAAAAGTATTTTTATTCCAACTAGGCGGACCAACTTCGTTACAGATTCTTGATGCGGCAAGCGGCGTTAATTTACATGATATCCCATTCTTTGGAATGAAAAAAACAAAAATAGCCGGCGCCGAAGTAACGATTATTCGTGTCGGGATGGCAGGTTCATTGGCGTACGAGGTCCATGGCAATATTGAAGATTCCATTCCTGTGTTTGAGATGATCATGAAGGCCGGCCAAAAATATGGCATTGAGCGACTTGGAGTCGCTGCTTATAATATGACCCATTGGGAAAATGGTTTCCCGCAAGCTTATATTGACTTCCTGTTCCCATGGTTTGAAAACGAAGCATTTGCTGCATTTTTATCAGCCAATGGCATGGTAGCAGGCGATTTGATTTCGAATGATGCGCTTAGCGGAAGTATGGGCAAAGATCTTCAAAAACGATATCGTAACCCAATTGAACTCGGTTGGGGTAAAACCATCAACTACGATCATGATTTCATTGGAAAAGAAGCGCTAATGAAAATTGAAGAAGAAGGTACTTATCGACAAATGACCACCCTTGAGTGGAATATCGATGATATTCTCGAGATACACCGTTCTCAGTTTACCGAAGACCCTTTCCAGGATATTGCTATGCCTGATGATTTTTCTTTCGGTCATCCGAGTTACCATGCTGATATGGTGCTTGATCAAGATGGAAACGAGATCGGTATTAGTACCGGCCGTATGATTGCATGGTATTACAAAAAAATGATTTCACTTTGTTCAATTGAAAAAGCTCAAAACATTATTGGCAACGAAGTCTATGTTCTCTGGGGTGATCCGGGAACAAAACAGAAGAAAATTCGTGCTAAAATTGTCCGTTATCCTTATATGGACGAAGGCAGAAACCAGAAAGTGGATGTCAGCCAAATACCCGTCGGCACAATGGATTAA
- a CDS encoding LysR family transcriptional regulator, which yields MSRVDFLDFRLYQIQLFLVVCECKSFTTASQMLNTTQSAVSKSITSMETTLGFPLFERKKNRLELTEASRILYAEWKHAIRNIQSSIDKAYSAYYKRQSSLIIGEPDSMRTDKDYLPAIKDFQVMHPELNISFVEKPIGELISNLLTDELDVAITVDYEIPSLKNLDVNWKIIAESPKLTIIMHINNPLAAKDKLEIIDLKNEEFIVMSPLGHQNYIDLLVRLCNAQGFEPKINSSAPNARSMMSTLIRSQSGIVLGNRFLYDGNSPELKHFELDNTESSLIIVWKNQTERPIVNDFIKAVVENEQYKDVN from the coding sequence ATGTCGCGAGTTGATTTTCTGGATTTCAGACTTTATCAGATCCAGCTTTTTCTGGTTGTCTGTGAATGCAAAAGTTTTACCACTGCTTCACAAATGCTAAATACCACCCAGTCCGCTGTCAGCAAATCAATTACTTCAATGGAAACAACACTTGGCTTTCCTCTATTTGAAAGAAAAAAAAATCGACTTGAACTGACCGAAGCCAGCCGAATTCTATACGCTGAGTGGAAGCATGCAATCCGCAACATTCAGTCATCAATTGATAAAGCTTATTCTGCTTACTATAAGCGACAATCCAGTTTAATCATTGGTGAGCCTGATTCCATGCGGACTGATAAAGATTATCTGCCTGCAATCAAAGATTTTCAAGTAATGCATCCCGAGTTAAATATTTCATTTGTTGAAAAGCCCATCGGAGAACTGATCTCGAATCTTTTGACCGATGAATTAGATGTTGCGATTACTGTTGATTATGAAATTCCCTCATTAAAAAATTTAGATGTTAATTGGAAGATCATTGCCGAAAGTCCGAAGCTTACGATTATTATGCATATCAACAATCCGCTGGCTGCGAAAGATAAGTTAGAGATAATTGATTTAAAGAATGAAGAATTTATCGTCATGTCTCCGCTGGGCCATCAAAATTACATCGATCTGTTAGTTAGACTATGTAATGCCCAAGGGTTCGAACCTAAAATCAATTCTTCTGCCCCAAACGCACGATCGATGATGAGTACATTAATCCGTTCTCAATCTGGAATCGTATTAGGTAATCGATTTCTTTATGATGGCAATAGCCCGGAATTGAAACACTTTGAACTGGATAATACCGAGAGCAGTTTGATTATTGTGTGGAAAAATCAAACAGAACGGCCAATTGTCAATGATTTTATTAAGGCGGTTGTAGAAAATGAGCAATACAAAGATGTTAATTGA
- a CDS encoding nucleoside-diphosphate kinase: protein MKSYAFIIMKPDALAAELVETIISRFKEHNFGIEIVGFKKASETLILQHYQEVIEKLGPTFKTIIVSDLLNKGMIPIILSQDGPDAIPNARLLTGATDPSKAFPGTIRGDYGKDSMADANQEGRNCHNLIHCSDSEESFKKEIKLWFNDRVAESYP, encoded by the coding sequence ATGAAATCTTATGCATTTATCATCATGAAACCCGATGCGCTGGCGGCTGAATTGGTTGAAACCATTATCAGCCGTTTTAAAGAACATAATTTTGGGATTGAAATAGTTGGTTTTAAAAAAGCCAGTGAAACCTTGATTTTGCAGCATTATCAAGAAGTCATAGAAAAACTCGGACCAACGTTTAAAACGATCATCGTATCAGATTTGCTGAACAAGGGTATGATACCGATCATTTTAAGCCAGGATGGGCCGGATGCGATTCCAAACGCCCGGCTTTTAACCGGCGCAACCGATCCAAGCAAGGCATTTCCAGGAACAATTCGCGGAGATTATGGAAAAGACTCGATGGCGGACGCCAATCAGGAAGGCCGAAATTGTCATAATCTGATTCATTGCAGCGATTCAGAAGAATCGTTTAAGAAAGAAATAAAATTATGGTTCAATGACCGTGTCGCTGAATCATATCCTTAA
- a CDS encoding GNAT family N-acetyltransferase, protein MKFQLRAWELTDAPKIVPLANNPQVAGHLRNTFPYPYTLDDAHLFILKNKTQFRQKQISQAIVIDDQVAGSISLLRQDDIGCKSGELGFWLGESYWGKGITTQAIIELCKKVFSGSDLMRIYARPFSENSGARRALEKAGFQLEGTFKKSVYKNSELADSCMYALVR, encoded by the coding sequence ATGAAATTTCAATTACGAGCATGGGAGCTGACCGATGCACCGAAAATTGTGCCACTCGCAAATAATCCCCAAGTGGCCGGCCATTTGCGAAATACCTTTCCGTACCCGTATACGCTGGACGATGCTCATTTATTTATCCTAAAAAATAAGACGCAATTCAGACAAAAACAAATAAGTCAAGCGATTGTCATTGATGATCAGGTTGCAGGTTCAATTAGCCTACTGAGGCAAGATGATATTGGCTGTAAAAGCGGTGAATTAGGGTTTTGGCTGGGAGAATCTTACTGGGGAAAAGGGATCACGACACAAGCAATTATCGAATTATGCAAAAAAGTTTTTTCAGGATCCGATCTCATGCGAATCTATGCCAGACCATTTTCCGAAAACAGTGGTGCCCGCCGTGCTTTAGAAAAAGCTGGCTTTCAACTGGAAGGAACATTTAAGAAAAGTGTTTATAAAAACTCCGAACTAGCTGATTCGTGTATGTATGCACTTGTTCGATAA